A single window of Streptomyces griseoviridis DNA harbors:
- a CDS encoding succinate dehydrogenase, producing MARTVWDSSVGKKTVMAVSGLIMLLYLVVHMIGNLKIFFGASEFNHYAHWLRVVGEPFMHYEWTLWLVRIVLIVAVVAHATSAYQLSRRDLKARPVKYVHKKARASYATRTMRWGGIILGLFIVWHVLDLTTGTVHSGGFQPGHPYQNVIDTFSTWYGNVIYIVAMLALGLHVRHGFWSAAQTLGAGGRTRDRALKAVADVLALLLTLGFIAVPVGVMTGVVS from the coding sequence TTGGCACGCACCGTGTGGGACAGCTCCGTCGGCAAGAAGACCGTGATGGCCGTCAGTGGTCTGATCATGCTGCTGTACCTGGTCGTCCACATGATCGGAAACCTGAAGATCTTCTTCGGGGCGAGCGAGTTCAACCACTACGCGCACTGGCTGCGGGTCGTCGGAGAACCGTTCATGCACTACGAGTGGACGCTCTGGCTGGTCCGGATCGTGCTTATCGTCGCCGTGGTCGCGCACGCCACCTCCGCCTACCAGCTGAGCCGCCGCGACCTCAAGGCCCGCCCCGTCAAGTACGTCCACAAGAAGGCGCGGGCCAGCTACGCGACCCGCACGATGCGCTGGGGCGGGATCATCCTCGGCCTCTTCATCGTCTGGCACGTCCTCGACCTGACGACCGGCACCGTGCACTCGGGCGGCTTCCAGCCCGGACACCCGTACCAGAACGTGATCGACACCTTCTCCACCTGGTACGGCAACGTCATCTACATCGTCGCGATGCTCGCGCTCGGCCTGCACGTGCGGCACGGCTTCTGGAGCGCGGCCCAGACCCTCGGCGCCGGCGGCCGCACCCGCGACCGCGCCCTCAAGGCCGTCGCCGACGTCCTCGCACTGCTGCTCACGCTCGGCTTCATCGCCGTCCCCGTGGGCGTCATGACCGGAGTGGTGAGCTGA
- a CDS encoding succinate dehydrogenase/fumarate reductase iron-sulfur subunit → MRLTLRVWRQQNADAEGAMSTYEVDGISSDMSFLEMLDTLNEELILKGDDPVAFDHDCREGICGACSLVINGDAHGPERTTTCQLHMRSFQDGDTIDIEPWRAAAFPVIKDLVVDRSAFDRIIQAGGYITAPTGAAPEAHATAVPKPDADFAFEHAECIGCGACVAACPNGAAMLFTSAKINHLNVLPQGAPERETRVLDMVATMDEEGFGGCTLAGECATACPKGIPLVSITSMNREWLRATRKAGKR, encoded by the coding sequence ATGAGGCTCACCCTGCGCGTCTGGCGGCAGCAGAACGCCGACGCCGAAGGCGCCATGTCCACGTACGAGGTGGACGGCATCTCCTCCGACATGTCGTTCCTCGAGATGCTCGACACCCTCAACGAGGAGCTGATCCTCAAGGGCGACGACCCGGTCGCCTTCGACCACGACTGCCGTGAGGGCATCTGCGGCGCGTGCAGCCTCGTCATCAACGGCGACGCGCACGGCCCCGAGCGCACCACCACCTGCCAGCTGCACATGCGGTCCTTCCAGGACGGCGACACCATCGACATCGAGCCCTGGCGGGCGGCGGCCTTCCCCGTCATCAAGGACCTCGTCGTCGACCGGTCCGCGTTCGACCGGATCATCCAGGCCGGCGGCTACATCACCGCGCCCACCGGAGCGGCCCCCGAGGCGCACGCCACGGCGGTCCCGAAACCCGACGCCGACTTCGCCTTCGAGCACGCCGAGTGCATCGGCTGCGGGGCGTGCGTGGCCGCCTGCCCGAACGGCGCGGCGATGCTGTTCACGTCCGCCAAGATCAACCACCTGAACGTGCTGCCCCAGGGCGCCCCCGAACGGGAGACCCGGGTCCTGGACATGGTCGCGACGATGGACGAGGAGGGCTTCGGCGGCTGCACCCTCGCGGGCGAGTGCGCGACCGCCTGCCCCAAGGGCATCCCCCTCGTCTCGATCACGAGCATGAACCGCGAGTGGCTGCGCGCCACCCGCAAGGCGGGCAAGCGGTAG
- a CDS encoding lysophospholipid acyltransferase family protein — translation MSGWLPSAPCTPRACVEPAGPATAPPRAVLRMTAVLLLLLAGVCLLPLGRAIPARAIRAWCRSIVRAAGVRARITGTAAPDGGLLLVANHISWLDIPLLAAVRPARMLAKAEIRRWPVAGPLVARAGVLFIDRDRLRALPATVARMADALRAGQAVAVFPEGSTWCGRAQGTFRRAAFQAALDAGVPVQPVSLSYLVTTGADRATPSTAPAFIGEESLLTSVWRVVSTRGLVADVRLRPPLPPGTHPDRRTLAHASRPTPTPDHQGGHRPPTARLRWSPLAPAPEPAATSQDPAARPAVEVPVTARARVVDAVGMRGFRRPRTSAARATGSPAADD, via the coding sequence ATGAGCGGCTGGCTGCCCAGCGCGCCCTGCACCCCCCGGGCGTGCGTCGAACCGGCGGGGCCCGCCACGGCCCCGCCGCGCGCGGTCCTGCGGATGACCGCCGTCCTGCTGCTGCTCCTCGCGGGCGTCTGCCTGCTGCCCCTCGGCCGGGCGATACCCGCGCGGGCGATCCGCGCCTGGTGCCGCTCGATCGTGCGGGCGGCCGGGGTACGGGCGCGGATCACCGGGACCGCCGCACCCGACGGCGGGCTGCTGCTGGTCGCCAACCACATCTCCTGGCTGGACATCCCGCTGCTCGCCGCCGTCCGCCCGGCCCGCATGCTCGCCAAGGCGGAGATCCGCCGCTGGCCGGTGGCGGGCCCGCTGGTCGCACGGGCCGGTGTGCTGTTCATCGACCGGGACCGGCTGCGCGCCCTGCCCGCGACGGTCGCCCGCATGGCCGACGCGCTGCGCGCCGGGCAGGCCGTCGCCGTCTTCCCCGAGGGCAGCACCTGGTGCGGCCGGGCCCAGGGCACCTTCCGCCGCGCGGCGTTCCAGGCGGCGCTCGACGCCGGTGTCCCGGTCCAGCCGGTGAGCCTGAGCTACCTGGTCACCACCGGCGCCGACCGGGCCACCCCCAGCACGGCCCCCGCGTTCATCGGCGAGGAGTCACTGCTGACGTCGGTGTGGCGGGTGGTGTCGACCCGCGGCCTGGTGGCCGACGTGCGGCTGCGCCCCCCGCTGCCCCCGGGCACGCACCCCGACCGCCGCACCCTGGCCCACGCGTCCCGGCCCACGCCCACCCCCGACCACCAGGGAGGCCACCGCCCCCCGACGGCCCGGCTGCGGTGGTCGCCCCTGGCCCCGGCACCCGAACCGGCCGCCACCTCCCAGGACCCGGCGGCCCGGCCCGCCGTCGAGGTCCCGGTGACGGCGCGGGCCCGGGTCGTCGACGCGGTCGGCATGAGGGGCTTCAGGCGCCCCCGCACCTCAGCCGCGCGAGCGACCGGCTCCCCGGCCGCCGACGACTGA
- a CDS encoding fumarate reductase/succinate dehydrogenase flavoprotein subunit has protein sequence MTYTDHTVGEPIADTKAPSGPIHERWDTRRFEAKLVNPANRRKHTVIVVGTGLAGGSAGATLAEQGYHVVQFCYQDSPRRAHSIAAQGGINAAKNYRNDGDSVHRLFYDTVKGGDFRARESNVHRLAQISVEIIDQCVAQGVPFAREYGGLLDTRSFGGVQVSRTFYARGQTGQQLLLGAYQALSRQIAAGNVEMHPRTEMLDLIVIDGKARGIVARDLVTGRIDTYFADAVVLASGGYGNVFYLSTNAMNSNATAIWRAHRRGAYFANPCFTQIHPTCIPRTGDHQSKLTLMSESLRNDGRIWVPKAKGDDRPPNKIPEDERDYYLERIYPSFGNLVPRDIASRAAKNVCDEGRGVGPGGQGVYLDFADAITRMGRAAVEAKYGNLFDMYQRITDEDPYRVPMRIYPAVHYTMGGLWVDYDLQTTVPGLFAIGEANFSDHGANRLGASALMQGLADGYFVLPATINDYLARNPHQEPVTARHPVVEEVVADTEDRLNLILSVDGDRTPDSFHRELGELMWEFCGMARTATGLRKALERIPQIREEFWRRVKVPGSGEEFNQSLEKANRVVDYLELAELMCLDALERAESCGGHFREESQTPDGEAARQDDRFGYAAAWEFTDTGDAPVLHKEDLVFEYVHPTQRSYA, from the coding sequence ATGACCTACACCGACCACACGGTGGGCGAGCCGATCGCCGACACCAAGGCGCCCTCCGGGCCGATCCACGAGCGCTGGGACACCCGCCGCTTCGAGGCGAAGCTCGTCAACCCCGCCAACCGGCGCAAGCACACCGTGATCGTCGTCGGCACCGGCCTCGCGGGCGGCTCGGCCGGCGCCACCCTCGCCGAACAGGGCTACCACGTCGTCCAGTTCTGCTACCAGGACTCCCCGCGCCGCGCCCACTCCATCGCCGCCCAGGGCGGCATCAACGCGGCCAAGAACTACCGCAACGACGGCGACTCCGTGCACCGTCTCTTCTACGACACCGTCAAGGGCGGCGACTTCAGGGCCCGCGAGTCCAACGTGCACCGGCTGGCGCAGATCTCCGTCGAGATCATCGACCAGTGCGTCGCCCAGGGCGTGCCGTTCGCCCGCGAGTACGGCGGACTCCTCGACACCCGCTCCTTCGGCGGCGTCCAGGTCTCCCGCACCTTCTACGCCCGCGGCCAGACGGGACAGCAACTCCTGCTCGGCGCCTACCAGGCGCTGTCGCGGCAGATCGCCGCGGGGAACGTGGAGATGCACCCGCGCACCGAGATGCTCGACCTCATCGTGATCGACGGGAAGGCGCGCGGCATCGTCGCCCGCGACCTCGTCACCGGCCGGATCGACACATACTTCGCGGACGCCGTCGTCCTCGCCTCCGGCGGCTACGGCAACGTCTTCTACCTGTCGACCAACGCCATGAACTCCAACGCCACCGCGATCTGGCGGGCGCACCGGCGCGGCGCGTACTTCGCCAACCCCTGCTTCACCCAGATCCACCCCACCTGCATCCCGCGCACCGGCGACCACCAGTCCAAGCTGACCCTGATGAGCGAGTCGCTGCGCAACGACGGCCGGATCTGGGTGCCGAAGGCCAAGGGCGACGACCGGCCGCCGAACAAGATCCCCGAGGACGAGCGCGACTACTACCTGGAGCGCATCTACCCCTCCTTCGGCAACCTCGTCCCCCGCGACATCGCCTCCCGCGCCGCGAAGAACGTCTGCGACGAGGGCCGCGGTGTCGGCCCCGGCGGACAGGGCGTCTACCTGGACTTCGCCGACGCCATCACCCGGATGGGCCGCGCCGCCGTCGAGGCCAAGTACGGCAACCTCTTCGACATGTACCAGCGGATCACCGACGAGGACCCCTACCGGGTGCCGATGCGGATCTACCCCGCCGTGCACTACACGATGGGCGGACTGTGGGTCGACTACGACCTCCAGACCACCGTCCCCGGCCTCTTCGCGATCGGCGAGGCCAACTTCTCCGACCACGGCGCGAACCGGCTGGGCGCGTCCGCGCTCATGCAGGGCCTGGCCGACGGCTACTTCGTGCTCCCCGCGACCATCAACGACTACCTCGCCCGCAACCCCCACCAGGAGCCCGTCACCGCCCGGCACCCCGTCGTGGAAGAGGTCGTGGCGGACACCGAGGACCGGCTCAACCTGATCCTGTCGGTGGACGGCGACCGCACCCCCGACTCCTTCCACCGCGAACTGGGCGAACTCATGTGGGAGTTCTGCGGCATGGCCCGCACCGCCACCGGGCTGCGCAAGGCCCTCGAACGCATCCCGCAGATCCGCGAGGAGTTCTGGCGGCGCGTCAAGGTCCCCGGCAGCGGCGAGGAGTTCAACCAGTCCCTGGAGAAGGCCAACCGCGTCGTCGACTACCTCGAACTCGCCGAACTGATGTGCCTGGACGCGCTGGAGCGCGCCGAGTCCTGCGGCGGCCACTTCCGCGAGGAGTCCCAGACGCCCGACGGCGAGGCCGCCCGCCAGGACGACAGGTTCGGCTACGCGGCGGCCTGGGAGTTCACCGACACCGGTGACGCGCCCGTCCTGCACAAGGAAGACCTCGTCTTCGAGTACGTCCACCCCACCCAGCGGAGCTACGCATGA
- a CDS encoding SAM-dependent methyltransferase has protein sequence MERPAWAPRSIDISVPSVARIYDYYLGGSHNFEVDREAARKAMEFLPGLPKIMQANRAFMRRAVRFAAAEEGITQFLDIGSGIPTFGTVHEVAQAARPGARVVYVDHDPVAVAHSQAVLEGDADTAVVAADLRKPQEILASEEVRGLLDLGRPVALLLVAVLHFVEDADEPGAAVRELSEALAPGSMLVLTHASYEGIPLPTEQAEGAVDVYKDIRNPLIMRTRDEIARFFEGYEMVEPGLVPMPDWRPDTAPEDEDPFAYSGFAGVGRAA, from the coding sequence ATGGAGCGTCCCGCCTGGGCCCCGCGAAGCATCGACATCTCGGTGCCGAGCGTTGCGCGCATCTACGACTACTACCTGGGCGGTTCGCACAACTTCGAGGTCGACCGGGAAGCGGCCCGAAAGGCCATGGAGTTCCTGCCGGGACTTCCCAAGATCATGCAGGCGAACCGGGCGTTCATGCGCCGCGCGGTGCGGTTCGCGGCGGCCGAGGAGGGCATCACCCAGTTCCTCGACATCGGCTCGGGCATTCCGACGTTCGGCACCGTCCACGAGGTCGCCCAGGCCGCAAGGCCCGGCGCCCGCGTCGTGTACGTCGACCACGATCCGGTGGCCGTCGCGCACAGCCAGGCCGTCCTCGAAGGCGACGCCGACACCGCCGTCGTCGCCGCCGACCTGCGCAAGCCGCAGGAGATCCTGGCCAGCGAGGAGGTGCGCGGCCTGCTCGACCTGGGCCGTCCGGTGGCCCTGCTCCTCGTCGCCGTCCTGCACTTCGTGGAGGACGCGGACGAGCCGGGCGCCGCGGTGCGGGAGTTGAGCGAGGCGCTCGCACCGGGCAGCATGCTGGTGCTCACACACGCCTCGTACGAGGGAATTCCGCTGCCGACCGAACAGGCCGAGGGCGCCGTGGACGTGTACAAGGACATTCGCAACCCACTGATCATGCGCACGCGCGACGAGATCGCGCGGTTCTTCGAGGGGTACGAGATGGTGGAACCGGGACTGGTGCCGATGCCCGACTGGCGGCCGGACACCGCACCGGAGGACGAGGACCCCTTCGCCTACTCGGGGTTCGCCGGCGTCGGGCGCGCGGCGTGA
- a CDS encoding LysR family transcriptional regulator — translation MQFQQLQYFVAVAETRHFTRAAELVHVAQPSLSQQIKALERELGADLFLRARGNIALTDAGEALLPLARRILADADTARHEVQELVQLRSGRVRLGATPSLCTGLLPDVLRAFHDRYPGIRLMIEESGSHDLVRELARGVLDLALIVLPLPPASPALTTVELLREDLVVVSSPEAQAPGGPGRRSVRIADLEGERLVMFRHGYDLRELTVAACRSAGFEPDFAVEGGEMDAVLGFVRAGLGVAVVPRMVATRSGRGLRVTPLARPGLSRTIALAHRSDVAPPRAARELQRMLLER, via the coding sequence ATGCAGTTCCAGCAGCTCCAGTACTTCGTGGCCGTCGCCGAGACCCGCCACTTCACCCGCGCCGCCGAACTCGTCCATGTCGCCCAGCCCTCGCTGTCTCAGCAGATCAAGGCGCTTGAGCGGGAGCTGGGCGCCGACCTGTTCCTGCGCGCCCGCGGCAACATCGCGCTGACCGACGCGGGCGAGGCGCTGCTGCCGCTGGCCCGGCGCATCCTCGCCGACGCGGACACCGCGCGGCACGAGGTGCAGGAACTGGTGCAGCTGCGCAGCGGGCGGGTGCGGCTGGGGGCGACGCCGAGCCTGTGCACGGGGCTGCTGCCCGACGTGCTGCGCGCCTTCCACGACCGGTACCCGGGGATCAGGCTGATGATCGAGGAGAGCGGCTCCCACGACCTGGTGCGGGAGCTGGCGCGCGGGGTGCTCGACCTGGCGCTGATCGTGCTGCCGCTGCCGCCGGCGTCGCCCGCGCTGACCACGGTGGAGCTGCTGCGGGAGGACCTGGTCGTGGTGTCGTCACCCGAGGCGCAGGCGCCGGGCGGACCCGGGCGGCGGTCGGTGCGGATCGCCGACCTGGAGGGGGAAAGGCTCGTGATGTTCCGGCACGGGTACGACCTGCGGGAGCTGACCGTGGCGGCGTGCCGGTCGGCCGGCTTCGAACCGGACTTCGCCGTCGAGGGCGGGGAGATGGACGCGGTGCTCGGGTTCGTGCGGGCGGGGCTCGGGGTCGCGGTGGTGCCGCGGATGGTCGCGACGCGGTCGGGGCGGGGGCTGCGGGTCACCCCGCTGGCCCGGCCGGGGCTCTCGCGGACGATCGCGCTGGCGCACCGCAGTGACGTGGCTCCGCCTCGGGCGGCGCGGGAGTTGCAGCGGATGTTGCTGGAGCGGTGA
- a CDS encoding putative bifunctional diguanylate cyclase/phosphodiesterase has translation MIAEPDGPEDRLRRFATIWSRSVFPATSTSLTRPEFEEVLLPLARRLSDALHTRALDADEGRAVGAALVGAHCTDPDALSRTLDCVDAYLVLYCGRDGDPQDLRVRASRLQHAMAAGFAQALRERTLAEQEAISAAALKAQGVVAQALHASEARFRAVFEGAAIGIGIADLEGNILQTNNALMRMFGLTEQAFRGRRVTEWTHPEDAPQTWTLYDELVRGEREHYHVEKAFSRTDGTVLWTNLTVSLLRDADGNPQYQLALMEDTTERRLLNLRLRYEATHDALTGLPNRTFFFERLEKALGAGDGQRFGLCYLDLDGFKTVNDSLGHAAGDRLLVEVADRLQACATAPGEMVARLGGDEFVALTTGPDTEREVDELASRIMNAMVAPISVDGRELTVRGSIGIVEGPAGERSPAEVLRSADITMYRAKSAGGNRFELADPEADARAITRHGLTTALPTALDRGEFFIEYQPLVHLGDGRVRGAEALVRWLHPQHGVLGPDRFIPLAEHTGLIVPLGRWVLEQSVRQAREWRERYAQAGPLRINVNLSPCQLTHPRLVQDTVEILERTGVDPDVLCLEVTESALIGADDDLLKPLRRLAEMGVDIALDDFGTGYSNLANLRRLPVSVLKLDRSFTQGMQQYPADPVDLKIVEGIVSLAHSLDLAVTVEGVETGAQAEQLRILGCDTAQGWYYARPGPPERLHDLALVDATG, from the coding sequence GTGATCGCCGAGCCGGACGGGCCGGAGGACAGACTCCGCAGGTTCGCGACGATCTGGAGCCGGTCGGTGTTCCCGGCCACCTCCACCTCGCTGACCAGGCCGGAGTTCGAGGAGGTACTGCTGCCGCTGGCGAGGCGGCTGAGCGACGCCCTGCACACCAGGGCCCTGGACGCCGACGAGGGCCGCGCGGTGGGCGCCGCCCTGGTCGGGGCGCACTGCACCGACCCGGACGCGCTCAGCCGCACCCTCGACTGCGTCGACGCCTACCTCGTCCTGTACTGCGGACGCGACGGCGACCCCCAGGACCTGCGGGTGCGCGCCTCCCGCCTCCAGCACGCGATGGCCGCCGGGTTCGCGCAGGCGCTGCGCGAACGCACGCTCGCCGAGCAGGAGGCGATCTCGGCCGCCGCCCTCAAGGCACAGGGCGTGGTCGCCCAGGCCCTGCACGCGAGCGAGGCCCGCTTCCGCGCGGTCTTCGAGGGCGCGGCGATAGGGATCGGCATCGCCGACCTGGAGGGCAACATCCTCCAGACCAACAACGCCCTGATGCGCATGTTCGGCCTCACCGAGCAGGCCTTCCGCGGCCGCCGGGTCACCGAGTGGACACACCCCGAGGACGCCCCGCAGACCTGGACCCTCTACGACGAACTGGTCCGCGGCGAGCGCGAGCACTACCACGTCGAGAAGGCGTTCTCCCGCACCGACGGAACGGTCCTGTGGACCAACCTCACGGTCTCCCTGCTGCGGGACGCCGACGGCAACCCGCAGTACCAGCTGGCCCTGATGGAGGACACCACCGAGCGCCGGCTGCTCAACCTGCGGCTGCGCTACGAGGCCACCCACGACGCCCTCACCGGGCTGCCCAACAGGACCTTCTTCTTCGAACGCCTGGAGAAGGCGCTCGGCGCGGGCGACGGCCAGCGCTTCGGCCTCTGCTACCTCGACCTCGACGGCTTCAAGACCGTCAACGACAGCCTCGGCCACGCCGCGGGCGACCGGCTGCTCGTCGAGGTCGCCGACCGGCTCCAGGCGTGCGCGACCGCGCCGGGCGAGATGGTCGCCCGGCTCGGCGGCGACGAGTTCGTGGCGCTCACCACCGGCCCCGACACCGAGCGGGAAGTCGACGAGCTGGCGTCCCGCATCATGAACGCCATGGTCGCCCCGATCAGCGTCGACGGCCGTGAGCTGACCGTGCGCGGCAGCATCGGCATCGTCGAGGGACCCGCGGGGGAGCGCAGCCCCGCGGAGGTGCTGCGCAGCGCCGACATCACGATGTACCGGGCCAAGTCGGCGGGCGGCAACCGCTTCGAGCTGGCCGACCCGGAGGCCGACGCCCGCGCCATCACCCGGCACGGACTGACCACCGCGCTGCCGACGGCCCTCGACCGGGGCGAGTTCTTCATCGAGTACCAGCCCCTGGTCCACCTCGGCGACGGCCGGGTCCGCGGCGCCGAGGCCCTGGTCCGCTGGCTGCACCCGCAGCACGGGGTGCTCGGGCCCGACCGCTTCATCCCGCTCGCCGAGCACACCGGCCTGATCGTGCCGCTCGGCCGCTGGGTCCTCGAACAGTCGGTACGGCAGGCCCGCGAGTGGCGCGAACGGTACGCGCAGGCGGGGCCGTTGCGGATCAACGTCAACCTGTCGCCGTGCCAGCTCACCCATCCCCGGCTGGTGCAGGACACGGTGGAGATCCTGGAGCGCACCGGCGTCGATCCCGACGTGCTCTGCCTGGAGGTCACCGAGTCGGCGCTGATCGGCGCCGACGACGACCTCCTGAAGCCGCTGCGCCGGCTCGCCGAGATGGGCGTCGACATCGCCCTCGACGACTTCGGCACCGGCTACTCCAACCTCGCCAACCTGCGCAGGCTCCCGGTGAGCGTCCTCAAGCTGGACCGCTCGTTCACCCAGGGCATGCAGCAGTACCCGGCCGACCCGGTGGACCTGAAGATCGTCGAGGGCATCGTCTCGCTGGCCCACAGCCTTGACCTCGCGGTCACGGTCGAGGGAGTGGAGACGGGCGCCCAGGCGGAACAGCTCCGCATACTGGGCTGCGACACGGCCCAGGGCTGGTACTACGCGCGTCCGGGCCCCCCGGAACGCCTGCACGACCTGGCCCTGGTAGACGCAACAGGCTGA
- a CDS encoding GNAT family N-acetyltransferase, which produces MTGVSTLDRPPQPAAPTRYTVSLARDEGDVRAAQRLRHDVFAGEMGALLTTPQPGHDIDAFDAYCDHLLVREETTGQVVGTYRLLPPERAAVAGRLYSEGEFDLTALDAIRPGLVEVGRSCVHPDHRDGAVIGLIWAGIARYMVDRGHEWLAGCCSIPLADGGALAAATWDRVSAKHLAPEEFQVRPLLPWTPATPAAPAGRAELPALLRGYLRLGAWVCAPPAHDPDFGVADLYVLLSMRRVNPRYLRHFLSLVPA; this is translated from the coding sequence ATGACCGGCGTTTCCACGCTCGACCGCCCCCCGCAGCCCGCGGCACCCACCCGCTACACCGTCTCCCTCGCCCGCGACGAGGGAGACGTCCGTGCCGCGCAGCGGCTGCGGCACGACGTGTTCGCCGGCGAGATGGGCGCCCTGCTCACCACCCCGCAGCCCGGCCACGACATCGACGCCTTCGACGCCTACTGCGACCACCTGCTGGTCCGCGAGGAGACCACGGGCCAGGTCGTCGGGACCTACCGGCTGCTGCCCCCCGAGCGCGCGGCCGTCGCGGGACGCCTCTACTCGGAGGGCGAGTTCGACCTCACCGCCCTCGACGCGATCCGCCCCGGACTGGTCGAGGTCGGCCGCTCCTGCGTGCACCCCGACCACCGCGACGGCGCCGTCATCGGCCTGATCTGGGCCGGCATCGCCCGCTACATGGTCGACCGCGGCCACGAGTGGCTGGCGGGCTGCTGCTCCATCCCGCTGGCCGACGGCGGCGCCCTCGCCGCCGCCACCTGGGACCGGGTCAGCGCCAAGCACCTCGCCCCCGAGGAGTTCCAGGTCCGCCCGCTGCTGCCGTGGACCCCCGCCACCCCCGCGGCCCCCGCCGGCCGCGCCGAACTCCCGGCCCTGCTGCGCGGCTACCTCCGCCTCGGCGCCTGGGTCTGCGCCCCGCCCGCCCACGACCCGGACTTCGGGGTCGCCGACCTGTACGTGCTGCTGTCGATGCGCCGGGTCAACCCGCGCTACCTGCGGCACTTCCTCTCGCTCGTCCCGGCCTGA